From the genome of Miscanthus floridulus cultivar M001 chromosome 10, ASM1932011v1, whole genome shotgun sequence, one region includes:
- the LOC136487157 gene encoding kinesin-like protein KIN-14P: MASPEQEAAVAVAVVEDVMRQQGGGCGGSGGGGDTVGSWRNLDIAWRKSEEAAIRRYEAANWLRRIVGVVCAKDLAEEPSEEEFRVGLRNGIILCNALNKIQPGVVPKVVEVPSDSTVPADGTALCAYQYFENVRNFLIGLQDLGLPTFEASDLEKGGQGVRVVDCVLALKLFCDAKQVGKQSPFKYGGIVKPLSAKYAIRKNNEPFTKVMMRSHSAELLRDGISLEQIGLDFPLEPTETTTPDSIRMLVQTVLSDKKPEEIPSVVESLLSKVINEFERRIASQSELVKDTMEQVKDTTDTNDRNSVLRIDSPFDTNVSKSLSRVDSTQVESTSPSDLEKATENIKMDEVEKNASSLTEDVSTLVPAPLSNDNVNKHMPKPVRNFDREQKHIQDLKSNMSTVKSCMEQLKLLYSEDLKKLGDHLRIVSHAASGYHKVVEENRKLYNQIQDLRGNIRVYCRVRPFLPGKVSSSSSVAGIEDRTITLMVPSKYGKDAKKSFTFNSVFGPLATQEEVFTDMQPLVRSVLDGFNVCIFAYGQTGSGKTFTMSGPKILTEEGLGVNYRALNDLFSIQEQRKDTICYEIAVQMMEVYNEQVRDLLQNGGNKKLEIRNNSQKGIAVPDANVVPVTSTSDVIELMNLGQKNRAVCSTAMNDRSSRSHSCLTVHVQGRDLTSGTVLRGCMHLVDLAGSERVDKSEVVGDRLKEAAHINKSLAALGDVIAALAQKSTHVPYRNSKLTQLLQDSLGGQAKTLMFIHIAPEPDAVSESISTLKFAERVATIELGAAKSNKEGGEVRELKEQIACLRAALARKDGDHESIRSTQSSPDIYRMRTGNASPASRHPIEDGSIENDSALGDLAEHSQFGSSNSLPELGPDGTQDLAFYQRSSPEQQWSWSGSVATEDSDDFEVATNCSSELDCVRPSSAPKASGLTNGGGSAARKTQLKGAKSSDLRVNPAKRSSPLQKKLSAPSPTLIKKSGAEGKKTPNGKTGTKK; encoded by the exons CAATAAGAAGGTATGAGGCAGCCAACTGGTTGCGAAGGATAGTTGGGGTAGTGTGTGCGAAGGACCTTGCAGAAGAGCCTTCCGAGGAGGAATTCCGTGTTGGCCTGAGAAATGGCATTATTCTCTGCAATGCACTCAATAAGATTCAACCTGGTGTGGTACCCAAG GTTGTGGAGGTGCCATCGGATTCTACTGTCCCTGCCGATGGTACAGCTCTGTGTGCATATCAGTACTTTGAGAATGTGAGGAATTTCCTCATTGGCCTGCAAGATTTAGGTCTTCCAACATTTGAGGCATCAGACCTGGAAAAG GGTGGACAAGGTGTTCGAGTTGTAGACTGTGTTCTTGCTCTGAAGTTATTTTGTGATGCTAAGCAAGTGGGAAAACAATCTCCATTCAAATATGGTGGCATTGTAAAGCCTTTGTCTGCAAAGTATGCCATTCGCAAGAATAATGAACCTTTTACGAAGGTGATGATGAGGAGTCACTCAGCTGAATTACTTCGAGATGGCATATCACTGGAGCAAATAGGTCTTGATTTTCCTCTAGAACCCACTGAAACA ACTACTCCAGATTCCATCCGGATGCTTGTTCAAACAGTTCTCTCAGATAAGAAACCAGAAGAAATTCCTTCA GTTGTAGAATCACTCTTGAGCAAAGTAATTAATGAATTTGAGCGCCGTATTGCAAGCCAGAGTGAATTG GTGAAAGACACTATGGAACAGGTGAAAGACACTACGGATACAAATGACCGTAACTCAGTTTTGAGAATTGACTCTCCCTTTGACACCAATGTCAGTAAGTCATTATCCAGAGTGGACTCTACACAAGTGGAGTCTACTTCCCCCAGTGATCTGGAAAAG GCCACTGAAAATATTAAGATGGACGAAGTTGAGAAGAATGCGTCAAGTCTGACGGAAGATGTAAGTACATTAGTACCTGCACCACTAAGCAATGATAATGTCAACAAACATATGCCAAAGCCAGTGAGAAATTTTGATCGAGAACAGAAACACATACAG GATTTGAAAAGTAACATGTCCACTGTTAAGTCTTGCATGGAGCAGTTAAAACTGCTGTACTCTGAAGACCTTAAAAAGCTTG GTGATCATTTGCGTATTGTTTCTCATGCGGCTTCTGGATACCATAAGGTTGTTGAGGAAAACCGCAAGCTTTACAACCAAATACAAGACCTTAGAG GAAATATCAGAGTTTACTGTCGAGTGAGACCTTTCCTTCCTGGAAAAGTAAGTTCCTCGAGCAGTGTTGCTGGAATAGAAGACAGAACCATCACACTTATGGTACCATCAAAATATGGAAAAGATGCAAAGAAGTCTTTTACTTTCAACAGTGTCTTTGGGCCCCTGGCCACACAAG AGGAGGTCTTTACAGACATGCAACCTTTGGTCCGTTCTGTTCTTGATGGCTTCAATGTTTGTATATTTGCATATGGTCAAACTGGATCGGGAAAGACCTTTACAATG AGTGGTCCCAAAATTTTGACAGAAGAAGGGCTCGGTGTCAACTACAGAGCACTAAATGATCTATTCAGTATCCAGGAGCAGAGGAAAGATACAATTTGTTACGAAATTGCTGTACAGATGATGGAGGTCTACAACGAGCAAGTGAGAGATCTCCTTCAGAATGGTGGAAACAAAAAAT TGGAAATTCGAAATAATTCTCAGAAAGGAATTGCAGTTCCAGATGCAAATGTGGTTCCAGTCACATCGACCTCTGATGTAATTGAGTTGATGAATCTTGGCCAAAAGAATCGTGCAGTTTGCTCAACTGCCATGAATGACCGAAGTAGTCGCTCCCATAG CTGTCTGACTGTTCATGTTCAAGGACGAGATTTAACATCTGGAACAGTCCTAAGAGGTTGCATGCATCTTGTGGATCTAGCTGGCAGTGAAAGAGTTGATAAATCTGAAGTGGTAGGAGATAGATTAAAGGAGGCAGCGCACATAAACAAGTCACTGGCTGCACTAGGCGATGTGATTGCAGCCCTAGCCCAGAAAAGCACACATGTTCCTTACAGAAATAGCAAACTTACTCAACTATTACAAGACTCTCTTG GAGGACAAGCGAAAACATTGATGTTTATTCACATAGCTCCAGAACCAGATGCTGTTAGTGAGTCCATAAGTACTTTGAAGTTTGCCGAGCGTGTTGCCACTATTGAGCTTGGAGCAGCCAAGTCAAACAAGGAAGGAGGAGAAGTCAGAGAGCTCAAAGAACAG ATTGCTTGCCTCAGGGCAGCATTAGCTAGGAAAGATGGAGATCATGAGAGCATACGAAGCACTCAATCAAGCCCAGACATATATAGAATGAGAACGGGTAATGCATCACCTGCATCGAGGCACCCAATAGAAGATGGAAGTATAGAG AACGACTCAGCATTGGGAGATTTGGCTGAGCACTCACAGTTCGGGAGCAGCAATTCCCTGCCAGAGTTGGGACCTGATGGCACACAAGATCTAGCCTTCTACCAAAGAAGCAGCCCTGAACAGCAATGGAGCTGGTCTGGGTCTGTTGCAACAGAGGATTCCGATGATTTCGAGGTTGCAACTAATTGCTCGTCAGAGCTAGATTGTGTGAGACCATCAAGTGCCCCAAAAGCTTCAGGTTTAACAAATGGAGGGGGCTCAGCTGCAAGAAAGACCCAACTCAAAGGTGCAAAAAGTTCAGACCTTAG AGTGAATCCTGCAAAAAGGTCATCGCCGTTACAGAAAAAGCTGAGTGCACCCTCACCAACGCTAATCAAGAAGAGCGGTGCTGAAGGAAAGAAAACTCCAAATGGTAAAACAGGAACCAAGAAGTAA